AGATTGTCGTCATTACCTTAACCAAGCTCAAGTAGCTTTCCGTTCTTTTCCTAATCCTGCTACACTAGCTGGTGTTGCCGCTCACCTTTACTATTGTCTCAACCAGTTAGGTGATGGAATTGAAGAACTAAATTTTTTTACTCTCAATTACGACGACCACTACCTGCACACAGGGCAAGAATTGTTTAGAATTGCTGCTGGTCTGCGTCGGGAAGCTCAACACGCGATGAAAGCTGTTGCTTAGGTGTAAATTGTTGATTAACAATAAACATTTGTGCGTATTTTGCTCTTAACTTAATTTTTTATCCCAATATATGTATAAATTACCGTAAAAGTTAGTATATTATAAAAATATGTTAATTTTTATAAATTTTTATGAAATGTATTATTAATCGTCGCGCTCAGTTTTCAGCTAGCCATCGCTACTGGTTGCCAGAGCTAACTGAAGCCGAGAATGTTCAGCGATTTGGTCTTTGTACACAAACACACGGACATGGACATAACTATGTGCTGTACATTTCGCTGGAAGGTGAGATTGATCAGTATGGAATGGTGCAAAATTTATCTGATGTTAAACAGGTAATTAAACAAGAAGTAACTAGCCAGCTTGACTATTCTTTTCTTAATGAAGTTTGGCAGGAGTTTAAAGAAACTTTACCTACTACAGAAAACATCGCTAAAGTAATTTGGCAACGGCTAGCACCGCATTTGCCGCTAGTAAAAATTCAGCTATTTGAACATCCCGAACTTTGGGCTGACTATTTAGGAAATGACATGGAAGCATATCTTAGCATCGGTACTCACTTTAGCGCGGCTCATAGGTTGGCGCTGCCTACTCTCAGTTACGAAGAAAACTGCCAAATTTACGGTAAATGCGCTCGTCCTAATGGTCATGGACATAATTACCATTTGGAAGTAACTGTTAAAGGTGAGGTTGACTCACGCACGGGCATGATTGTGGATTTAGTAGCTTTGCAAAAGGTGGTAGAAGATCATGTAGTTGAACCTTTTGATCATACTTTTCTAAATAAGGATATTCCCTATTTTGAACAAGTAGTTCCTACGGCTGAAAATATTGCTATTCATATCGGTCAACTTTTGGAACAGCCTATCCGCGAATTGGGTGCAGAATTATATAAAGTTAAATTAATCGAAAGTCCAAATAATTCTTGCGAAGTTTTTTGCGGTAGATCTACATTAAATCCGGTAAGCGATCAATCTAGTGAACAAGTTTTGCTTTCTGTTTAGTTTATAAGTCACAACTCTAAATATAAGTAAGCCAACTTACTTGTAATTGAAGCAAAACCACCCTACTTTATGGGTGGTTTTATATTTTTTAAAATTAAGCTAATTATAACTGTAGCCAGATAGGTTAGGACATTTTGAATTGTTGAAGCCCAGGGCAAAAAAGGCTTTGAAAAAAGCTGTATTAGCTCTTCGTCGTGGCGTAGCATAAGCTGATAGCTGACTGCTATAATAGCACTTCTCTAAATTACTGGGGTGGGATATTAAGCTTTTTTGTTCAATGCTAGGCAAAGATAAAATATTTATTTTATTTCTAGATTAAAAGTGCCTAATATTGTGGGGAATATGTGCAATTAGAAGAAATCTCCACCTACAATTGAAGGCATATAGCTCAATTTATTGGAATAGCCATAGCTATAAATTGCTGCTATTACACTGTAAAGTGAGCAACAATTATCTGCCAGGGGAGGATTTCCCGACTGTGGTTCCAGCGCCAAATCGTCGCACCGAAGATCAAGCAATACCTACAGCCCCAGAGTATAACTCTGGGGAAGCAGAGCAATTGTTAGAGCAAGGTATTCAACAGTATCAAAATCAGGAATTTCAAACGGCACTGGGGTTTTTCCAACAAGCACTATCTGCCTACAAACAACAATCAGATCGGCTAGGGGAGGGAAAAACCCTTGGTCGCATCGGATTAAGTTTTTATGCGTTAGGAAACTTCAATCAAGCTATAGAGTATTCACAGCTAAGTTTAAAGATTGCGGAAGAGATTGAAGACAAAAGGTTGCAGGGGCAGGCGTTAGGGAATTTAGGTAATGCTTACCGCCATTTGGGTGATTATGAGCAAGCGATTGATTATGAACAAAAAAGCTTGAGTTTGGGACAGGAACTAGAAGACCGCAAAACTCAGGTGGCAGCACTGAACAATTTGGGACTAGCTTATAAGGCTCTAGGGGATTATATTAAGGCAATTGAGTATCAACAGCAGAGTTTAGCTGTGGTGCAAGAACTAGGGGATCGCTATACAGAAGGACAAATTCTGAAAAATTTGGGCAATGCTTTCTATGCTCAGGGAGATTATGCTAAGGCGATTGATTATTATGAGCAGCGATTAGCGATCGCAAAACAAACTTGCGACTATCGTGTTGAGGGACAAATTCTGAGGAATTTGGCTAGTGCTTGCCATGCTTTCGGTCAGTATGCTAAAGCAATTGAGTACAGTGAGCAGCGATTAGCGATCGCCAAATCTCAGGGTGATAATAGAGCCGAAGAACAAGCTTTAGGGAATTTAGCCGTGGCATACGAAGCTTTAAATGATTATATTAAAGCGATTGAATATTATGAACAGCGCATTGCTTTGGCACGAGTAATGCAGGATCAGAGGGTGGAACAGCAAGCACTGAGCGCTCTTAAAGTAGCTTGTTATGCCGTTGGAGACTATACAAAGGCGATGCAGTACGAAGAACAGTAGTTAAAACGGCAATTATTTGTAAAAATAGCTAAAAAATCCTAATTTAACGGATTTTTCCGTAAGATGCGCTAAATTCACTCTTGCTTTTGGAGGATGCTATCAGGAATTATCCACGTTATCACAGATTCATAACATAAATTTGTTAGTGTCAATCAACTTTACGAAAGCCTTTGATAAGATGGGCAAGAGTGATTGACACCGCAATTGTACTTATCCATCTCGTGTAAACGAGAGCATATCCCACTAACAAACTGAAAAGAAAATGAATACTACAGAACAACAGTATCAATCTGCCGAAACCACTTCCTCAGACCAGATTACTAAGATAGACGTAACTCCGGCTCCTGGTGCTATTACAGCACTACCTCCTGCTGACCAAAGCACAGATGAATGGCGCGAATGGGGAAAACAAGTTTCCCAAATTTTGTCAGAACTCCCTGAGTATCTTGGTCAATTTTTTGATGACAACAAGCGGGCTATCATTAGCCTGGGTTTATTGTTTGCAGGTATTGTATCTCTAAAACTGACCTTAGCTATTCTCTCTGCAATTAATGATATTCCCCTACTAGCTCCAACGTTTGAATTAGTGGGAATTGGCTACACTGGTTGGTTTGTTTATCGCTACTTACTTCAAGCTTCTACTCGTCAAGAGTTGTCCGAAGAAGTTAAAAACTTCAAAGCTGGAATTATGGGTAACAACTCCCAAGCTTCTTAATAGACATCCTCAGAAATTAAAGGTGCATTATCTAGAACCTTTGTAGGGACGCGCCATATCGCTTGTAAAAACGTGCGATGGCGCGTCTCTACATTTGTTGAGTTAAACTTGCCTATGTGGGTTTTCCCGCATAGGATTTTTCGTATTTTGTAAGTGATGAATATCGGAATTGTAGGTTTAGGGTTAATTGGCGGTTCACTGGGTTTGGATTTAAGGGCGCAAGGACACCAAGTGTTAGGAGTCAGCCGTAGAGAGGAAACTTGTCAGCAGGCAATTAAGCTTGGTGTAGTGGATGGTGCGAGTCTTGATTTAAATATTTTGGCGGGGACTGATGTAGTTTTTATTTGTACTCCAATTGCGATGATCGCACCGACAGTAGAGCAACTAATTCCTTATCTTACCCCAGAGACAATTATCACGGATGCTGGTTCTGTCAAAGCGCCTGTAGTTGAAGCAATTGCCCCGCTATGGCAAAACTTCGTAGGTGGGCATCCGATGGCAGGTAAATCAGAAAGTGGTTTAGAAGTGGCACAAACACAGCTATTTGCTGGAAAACCTTATGTGCTAACACCAGTAGAAACAACTCCTGTAGAGGCTGTTAAAACTGTAGAGGAAATTGTGCGATCGCTCGGTGTAAAAATTTCTTATTGTCGTCCAGAAGATCACGATCGCGCCGTTGCTTGGATTTCACATTTACCAGTAATGGTAAGTGGTAGTTTAATTGCAGCTTGTATGGGAGAAAGCGATCCGAAAGTATTAGAGTTAGCACAACAGTTAGCTAGTTCGGGTTTTCGGGATACCAGCCGTGTTGGGGGCGGTAATCCCGAATTGGGTTTAATGATGGCACGTTACAATCAAGAGGCTTTAGTGCGATCGCTACAACAATATCGGCAAACTCTTGATCAGTTGATTGTTCTCATTGAGCAAGCAGATTGGAACACTTTAGAGGAACACCTCAAAAAAACACAGCAAGCACGACCTAAATTTAACTTAAAACTCAAATGAGTTGGGATAAAAATTTTTCTTCCCTTTTAAACAAATTATTTGAATAAATTTCTCAATCGTACGCTAATTTAGGTAACTTGCGATGACTAACTATGTTCCTGTTCCTGGGAATTTTGCCGTTTTAACACCAAAATACTAGAGGATTGCTTAATTAAGTTAAGGTTAAGGTTATTCTTATTCTTAGGATGTAAATCATTTAGTAATCTTATTAATTGATATAACTAAATAAATATAACCATAGATATAAAATTCATGTTTTTGCAACAAAGCTGCCACAAAAACGTCATATATCTAGTCTACATTAGTAATGTGTGAGTATTCATAAGTCGTAGTAACTAATTTAAGTAAAAAATCAATTAGTCAGTCTAAACCATTGATAAATCTACCAGCATCTAATTAACTGCTGCTCTTTTCTAACATAGTATTGTCGTCAACTCATTTATTGTGTAGGTCTTTTAAATGCCAAATCAACAACGTGATTTAAATCGTAATTCAGAACCGATTAATCCTATTTCTTCAAACGCTTCAGAATTGCCATCGCATAAACCACTATCTACTGCTTGGCAAAAGGGGGTAACATATCTTTCCCTAGTGTTATTGGGTGCTGGTGCTTCTGTGACGGGTAGTTATTTGGCATCAAATAATCAGCAAGCAATAGAAGCATCTAAGTCTTATATAACTCCTGCGGCAGTTGCTCAAACTCCTCCTATCCCACAACCAAATAGAATACAAGGCAACTTTGTAACCGATGTTGTAGACAGAGTTGGGCCTGCTGTAGTGCGGATTAATGCTTCTAGAACTGTAACCAGTCAGGTGCCAGATGTGTTTAACGATCCCTTTTTCCGTCGCTTCTTTGGTTCTCAAATACCTACAGAACCAGACACAAGAGTTGAAAGAGGTACTGGTTCTGGCTTTATTATCAGTTCAAATGGTCAAATTCTGACTAATGCCCATGTGGTTGCTGGTGCGGATACAGTTTCCGTAACACTCAAAGATGGTCGTACCATGCAAGGTAAAGTTTTGGGTGTAGATCCAGTGACGGATGTTGCTGTGATTAAAATCAACGGTAGCAACTTACCAGCAGTTAGATTAGGTAATTCTGAGCAACTGAAGCCTGGAGAATGGGCGATCGCCATTGGCAATCCACTAGGTTTAGATAATACTGTCACTACGGGGATTATTAGCGCCACAGGTCGTACAAGTAGCCAAGTCGGTGTCCCCGATAAACGAGTCAGCTTTATTCAAACCGATGCTGCAATTAATCCTGGTAACTCTGGTGGCCCACTGCTAAATGCTTCTGGTCAAGTAATTGGCATGAATACAGCTATTATTCAAGGAGCGCAGGGAATAGGATTTGCGATTCCGATTAATACCGCTCAACGCATTGCTACTCAATTGGCGACAACAGGCAAGGTAGAACACGCTTATCTGGGCATCCAGATGGTGAATTTGACACCAGAGTTAAGACAAAGTATCAACACCAATGCTAACTCTGGACTGAATGTAGATCAGGATAGAGGTATTCTCGTCGTTAGAGTTATGCCCAATTCACCCGCAGCTAAGGCTGGGTTACGCCCTGGTGACGTGATCAAACAAATCAACGGTAAATCAGTAACAGATGCTGCTAGTCTCCAACAAGTAGTAGAAAATAGCAACTTGGGTAGTAGTCTTCAGTTGGCGTTACGCCGTAATGGACGCGATCTCAGTATGAATGTACGCACAGGAGCATTGCCTGCTCAAGCATCATAATTTCACGGTATTGTCTCAACAAAGATGGGCGCAGACGCGCCCATCTTTTTATGCAAATCAACCAAATTTTTTTCATTTATACTATTTAAGCTAAAGATAGAAAAAACTTAAAAGTAGTACCGAATCCTAGCTTACTTTCTACCTGAATCTTGCCACCTTGCAGTTCAACCAAGCGGCGGGCGATCGCCAAACCAATACCAGTACCTCTAGAATTGCGATTGGGCGATCGCTCTGCCCGCCAAAAGCGATCAAAAACATAAGCTAAGTCATTTGCTGCAATCCCAGAACCTGTATCAATTACTGCAATCCATAACTTCCCTGATTCTGTCCAAGCGCGAACAGTAATTGACCCTTTCTCTGTATAAACAAGTGCATTTCCCAACAGATTAACCATAATTTGCTCCACTCGATCAGCATCTGCTAGTACTGCTGGTAGTTGAGATGGACAGTCTAATTTCAAAATTGGGCTATCTTCTAAAAGCTGATCGCCAAACTTTTGTAACAAGGACTCTAACAACGGGCGTAAATTAATTGCTTGTAGATTAATAGGCAGATATCCCGACTCTGCTTTTGAAAGCACTTGCAAATCGTTAACTAATCGCTGTAACCTAGTTGTTTCTTTAATTAG
Above is a genomic segment from Oculatellaceae cyanobacterium containing:
- a CDS encoding 6-carboxytetrahydropterin synthase — encoded protein: MKCIINRRAQFSASHRYWLPELTEAENVQRFGLCTQTHGHGHNYVLYISLEGEIDQYGMVQNLSDVKQVIKQEVTSQLDYSFLNEVWQEFKETLPTTENIAKVIWQRLAPHLPLVKIQLFEHPELWADYLGNDMEAYLSIGTHFSAAHRLALPTLSYEENCQIYGKCARPNGHGHNYHLEVTVKGEVDSRTGMIVDLVALQKVVEDHVVEPFDHTFLNKDIPYFEQVVPTAENIAIHIGQLLEQPIRELGAELYKVKLIESPNNSCEVFCGRSTLNPVSDQSSEQVLLSV
- a CDS encoding tetratricopeptide repeat protein, with protein sequence MVPAPNRRTEDQAIPTAPEYNSGEAEQLLEQGIQQYQNQEFQTALGFFQQALSAYKQQSDRLGEGKTLGRIGLSFYALGNFNQAIEYSQLSLKIAEEIEDKRLQGQALGNLGNAYRHLGDYEQAIDYEQKSLSLGQELEDRKTQVAALNNLGLAYKALGDYIKAIEYQQQSLAVVQELGDRYTEGQILKNLGNAFYAQGDYAKAIDYYEQRLAIAKQTCDYRVEGQILRNLASACHAFGQYAKAIEYSEQRLAIAKSQGDNRAEEQALGNLAVAYEALNDYIKAIEYYEQRIALARVMQDQRVEQQALSALKVACYAVGDYTKAMQYEEQ
- a CDS encoding CAAD domain-containing protein; this translates as MNTTEQQYQSAETTSSDQITKIDVTPAPGAITALPPADQSTDEWREWGKQVSQILSELPEYLGQFFDDNKRAIISLGLLFAGIVSLKLTLAILSAINDIPLLAPTFELVGIGYTGWFVYRYLLQASTRQELSEEVKNFKAGIMGNNSQAS
- a CDS encoding prephenate/arogenate dehydrogenase encodes the protein MNIGIVGLGLIGGSLGLDLRAQGHQVLGVSRREETCQQAIKLGVVDGASLDLNILAGTDVVFICTPIAMIAPTVEQLIPYLTPETIITDAGSVKAPVVEAIAPLWQNFVGGHPMAGKSESGLEVAQTQLFAGKPYVLTPVETTPVEAVKTVEEIVRSLGVKISYCRPEDHDRAVAWISHLPVMVSGSLIAACMGESDPKVLELAQQLASSGFRDTSRVGGGNPELGLMMARYNQEALVRSLQQYRQTLDQLIVLIEQADWNTLEEHLKKTQQARPKFNLKLK
- a CDS encoding HhoA/HhoB/HtrA family serine endopeptidase; the protein is MPNQQRDLNRNSEPINPISSNASELPSHKPLSTAWQKGVTYLSLVLLGAGASVTGSYLASNNQQAIEASKSYITPAAVAQTPPIPQPNRIQGNFVTDVVDRVGPAVVRINASRTVTSQVPDVFNDPFFRRFFGSQIPTEPDTRVERGTGSGFIISSNGQILTNAHVVAGADTVSVTLKDGRTMQGKVLGVDPVTDVAVIKINGSNLPAVRLGNSEQLKPGEWAIAIGNPLGLDNTVTTGIISATGRTSSQVGVPDKRVSFIQTDAAINPGNSGGPLLNASGQVIGMNTAIIQGAQGIGFAIPINTAQRIATQLATTGKVEHAYLGIQMVNLTPELRQSINTNANSGLNVDQDRGILVVRVMPNSPAAKAGLRPGDVIKQINGKSVTDAASLQQVVENSNLGSSLQLALRRNGRDLSMNVRTGALPAQAS